A part of Armatimonadota bacterium genomic DNA contains:
- a CDS encoding tyrosine--tRNA ligase — MAFLSPEEQLLRLRRGCAEIISEEDLLAKLRLGRPLRVKLGLDPSAPDLHLGTAIVLRKMRQFQDLGHEAIIVIGDFTAMIGDPTGKKQSRPMLSPDEVASNAQTYREQYGLILDPERTRVTFNSQWLGALSFADVIRLTSRATVARILERDDFTTRLRDGVPIHMHELLYPICQAYDSVALEADVELGGTDQKFNNLMGRDLQREVGQPPQVVVLTPLLPGLDGVEKMSKSLGNAIGITEPPAEMFGKAMSIPDALMPDYFEYATDVPMDEVSAIREGLRSGGVHPRDAKRRLAGAIVALWHGEEAARSAAATFERLFVGKELPDEIPEAYVPADEAREGRIRLIRLLVVTGLAESNSEARRLISQGGVSVDGGRIHDVEAVVPVRQGLVVQVGRRRFARITTA; from the coding sequence ATGGCGTTTCTTTCGCCCGAGGAGCAACTACTGCGGCTGCGGCGCGGCTGCGCCGAGATCATCTCCGAGGAGGATCTCCTGGCCAAGCTGCGCCTTGGCCGCCCGCTGCGGGTCAAGCTCGGTCTCGATCCCTCTGCCCCCGACCTGCACCTGGGCACTGCGATAGTGCTGCGCAAGATGCGGCAGTTCCAGGACCTGGGCCACGAGGCGATCATTGTGATCGGCGACTTCACCGCGATGATCGGCGACCCAACCGGCAAGAAGCAGTCGCGTCCGATGCTCTCGCCCGATGAGGTCGCTTCCAACGCCCAGACCTACCGCGAGCAGTACGGCCTGATCCTTGACCCCGAGCGAACAAGGGTGACGTTCAACAGCCAGTGGTTGGGAGCCCTATCGTTTGCGGATGTGATCCGGCTGACATCGCGCGCTACCGTTGCGCGCATCCTGGAGCGCGACGACTTCACCACCCGGCTGCGCGACGGGGTGCCGATCCACATGCACGAGTTGCTCTATCCCATTTGCCAGGCCTACGACTCGGTGGCGCTGGAGGCCGACGTGGAGCTGGGAGGCACCGACCAGAAGTTCAACAACCTGATGGGACGCGATCTCCAGCGCGAGGTGGGGCAGCCGCCGCAGGTCGTGGTGCTGACGCCGCTGCTGCCCGGCCTGGATGGGGTCGAGAAGATGAGCAAGTCCCTGGGCAACGCCATTGGGATAACCGAGCCGCCCGCGGAGATGTTCGGCAAGGCGATGTCCATTCCCGACGCGCTGATGCCGGACTACTTCGAGTATGCCACGGACGTGCCCATGGATGAGGTCTCGGCGATTCGCGAAGGGCTGCGGTCCGGAGGCGTGCACCCGCGGGACGCGAAGCGGCGCCTGGCCGGGGCGATCGTCGCGCTCTGGCACGGCGAGGAAGCCGCCCGCTCCGCCGCGGCCACGTTCGAGCGGCTCTTTGTGGGAAAGGAACTGCCCGACGAGATCCCAGAAGCGTACGTCCCCGCGGACGAGGCGCGCGAGGGGCGGATCCGCCTGATCCGGCTGCTGGTTGTGACCGGGCTGGCCGAGAGCAACAGCGAGGCGCGGCGGCTCATCAGCCAGGGCGGTGTCAGCGTGGACGGCGGCCGGATCCACGACGTGGAGGCGGTCGTGCCCGTGCGCCAGGGGCTGGTAGTTCAGGTCGGCCGGCGACGGTTCGCGCGCATCACGACCGCGTAG
- a CDS encoding M20 family metallopeptidase, with the protein MHAQILSAIDAASGELIELARRIHATPEIAFQERQAAAWLTEALERYGFRVERGVADLETAFRAQIAGSDHGPAVAILAEYDALPEIGHACGHNLIATAALGAGIGLAAVRRHLPGRVAVIGTPAEEGGGGKVIMLERGAFQGVDAAMMFHPASYTLSGRPSLTSYRLAITFAGRPAHAAAAPDEGVNALDGLIQTFVGIGLLRQQVRDDARIHGIITYGGAAPNIIPDRAEAVLTVRATDDAYVRELLDRVINIARGAALATGTTLEHTSRKGYDAIKPNRTLARAFSRHLESLGWPEDAPPDRPRMGSTDMGDLSQAIPSIHPYVAIGPKDMVGHTLEFREASLCDRGLEAMLAAAKAMALTAYDLIARPELLAEVRREFAGGPPAVA; encoded by the coding sequence ATGCACGCACAGATCTTGTCGGCAATTGACGCCGCGTCAGGCGAACTGATCGAACTTGCCCGTCGCATACACGCCACGCCGGAGATCGCCTTTCAGGAGCGCCAGGCGGCCGCCTGGCTGACCGAGGCGCTTGAACGGTACGGTTTCCGCGTAGAGCGCGGCGTGGCGGATCTGGAGACCGCATTCCGGGCACAGATCGCGGGATCGGATCACGGGCCTGCCGTGGCGATCCTGGCGGAGTACGACGCGCTCCCGGAGATAGGGCACGCGTGCGGCCACAACCTCATCGCCACCGCGGCGCTGGGAGCCGGAATAGGGCTGGCCGCGGTCCGGCGGCACCTGCCGGGTCGCGTGGCGGTGATAGGAACCCCGGCCGAGGAGGGCGGAGGTGGGAAGGTGATCATGCTGGAGCGCGGCGCCTTCCAGGGCGTGGACGCGGCCATGATGTTCCATCCCGCGAGCTACACCCTCTCGGGCCGGCCCTCACTGACTTCCTACCGTCTGGCGATCACATTTGCCGGAAGACCCGCGCATGCCGCTGCCGCCCCTGACGAAGGAGTGAACGCGCTGGACGGTCTCATCCAGACGTTCGTGGGGATAGGACTGCTGCGCCAGCAGGTGCGCGACGACGCCAGGATCCACGGCATCATCACGTACGGTGGCGCAGCGCCTAACATCATACCCGACCGCGCCGAGGCGGTGCTCACGGTGCGGGCGACGGACGACGCATATGTCCGCGAGTTGCTCGACCGCGTGATCAACATCGCCCGCGGGGCGGCCCTGGCCACGGGGACGACCCTGGAGCACACGTCTCGCAAGGGCTACGATGCGATCAAGCCCAACCGCACCCTGGCCAGGGCGTTCAGCAGGCACCTGGAGTCCCTGGGCTGGCCCGAGGACGCACCTCCCGATCGTCCGCGCATGGGCTCCACCGACATGGGCGATCTGAGCCAGGCGATCCCGTCCATCCACCCGTACGTGGCGATCGGCCCGAAGGACATGGTCGGGCACACCCTGGAGTTCCGCGAGGCCTCGCTTTGCGATCGCGGCCTGGAGGCGATGCTGGCAGCGGCCAAGGCAATGGCGCTGACGGCGTACGACCTGATTGCGCGACCGGAGTTGCTCGCGGAGGTGCGCAGGGAGTTTGCCGGCGGGCCGCCTGCAGTTGCCTGA
- a CDS encoding arginase encodes MSDRFIVTPYFLNEEWPRLEALGLSPQVVNRQALATGDQIAAISPLMRGLSDLVWDAMRRGERPVSISGDCCSAIGVLAGLQRAGTSPTLIWFDAHGDFNTWETTPSGFLGGMPLAMIVGRGEQRLVEAAGLVNLPERQVVLTDARDLDPGEREALEGSSVRHVGDARALLEEDLPEGPLYVHFDTDVVSPSDAPAQNYLAQGGPSASELAGVFARLARTGRVVAVSVSSWNPNMDRDGRAEKACVELLDVLRGGLE; translated from the coding sequence ATGTCCGACAGGTTCATTGTCACACCCTACTTCCTGAACGAGGAGTGGCCCCGGCTCGAAGCGCTGGGGCTCAGTCCTCAAGTGGTCAACCGGCAGGCCCTTGCCACCGGCGACCAGATCGCGGCGATTTCCCCTTTGATGCGGGGCCTTTCGGATCTCGTTTGGGATGCGATGCGTCGCGGCGAGAGACCCGTCAGCATCTCGGGCGACTGCTGCTCGGCCATAGGCGTGCTGGCTGGCCTCCAGCGCGCCGGCACAAGCCCCACGCTGATCTGGTTTGACGCGCACGGGGACTTCAACACCTGGGAGACGACCCCAAGCGGATTCCTCGGGGGGATGCCCCTCGCGATGATCGTGGGGCGTGGGGAGCAGCGTCTCGTGGAAGCCGCAGGCCTGGTCAACCTGCCGGAGCGGCAGGTAGTCCTGACCGACGCGCGCGACCTGGACCCCGGAGAGCGAGAGGCCCTCGAAGGTTCATCCGTGCGCCACGTGGGCGACGCGAGGGCGTTGCTCGAAGAGGATCTTCCGGAGGGGCCCCTGTACGTTCACTTCGATACCGATGTCGTGAGCCCGTCGGATGCCCCTGCCCAGAACTACCTGGCGCAGGGCGGCCCATCGGCATCTGAACTGGCCGGGGTCTTTGCCCGCCTGGCACGCACCGGCAGGGTAGTAGCCGTTTCGGTGTCGAGCTGGAATCCCAACATGGACCGGGATGGCCGCGCGGAGAAGGCCTGTGTGGAACTGCTCGACGTCCTGCGCGGCGGCCTCGAATGA
- a CDS encoding alkaline phosphatase family protein, translated as MGAGQRRRRVGPRQPCRLPRPSGRRGVPGRGRPGDRGPSAHIRPSISRRSIGRRGAARPGLGREQHVALPAVNARRPADPTRPPDDPGLNARAPWRVYSQRTPLVGQERAMIRAFALVLGLALAAALAIPGRSSASLFQHVVVIVIDGARPDYLDLTPMPNLRMLMREGTVYTRAWIGQMIANTPPAHATLSTGTLPRTNGVIGFGWKDPATGRMTWPTTMEAVMRGEQQRVLAASGVPTIAGVLRARRPGLVAATVSSSKYFAADAMGPEANFVVFRTRPSRGTSQPSAVPGREPPPGVLDVPSLRDPRNPSDAWATDAALALFRAVRPQVLLLNLPATDEQGHATGGIVAPGIMSRIVQIADVQIGRLLRAYEDAGILSQTLWVVTSDHGMVPGERLVDVARLRKAASDAGARLMGGGGSSAEYWVDDTTKIEAAARAIAGVGLPGVSAVYRKVREGTGFAYVPVEAGSPLPADLDAAYRYLFSTFAGAHGPEIAVPFRENTIAAGDRPTDPTLPFRYRGAHGGASWLIQHIPLVISGPGVRRGVVTDHPARLVDIAPTILALMGAVPTGMDGNVLGDAFDVPPAGSLELQESQARRFRPLQDALIAASRRDRMAR; from the coding sequence ATGGGTGCGGGCCAGCGACGCCGACGCGTTGGCCCACGCCAACCATGCCGTCTACCTCGACCTTCTGGACGACGCGGTGTTCCGGGCCGGGGGAGGCCTGGCGATCGCGGCCCTTCCGCGCACATACGACCTTCAATATCACGCCGCAGCATCGGTCGGCGCGGCGCTGCGCGACCTGGCCTGGGAAGAGAGCAGCACGTGGCACTACCGGCTGTCAACGCCCGCCGGCCTGCTGATCCTACACGGCCGCCTGACGACCCCGGCCTAAACGCGCGCGCCCCCTGGCGGGTCTACTCCCAGAGAACACCTCTCGTCGGACAGGAGCGTGCCATGATTCGTGCCTTCGCGCTCGTCCTGGGTCTCGCGCTGGCGGCCGCCCTTGCCATTCCCGGGCGCTCGTCGGCGTCTCTGTTTCAGCACGTCGTCGTGATCGTGATAGACGGCGCCAGGCCCGATTACCTCGATCTTACGCCGATGCCGAATTTGCGAATGTTGATGCGCGAGGGCACGGTGTACACGCGCGCCTGGATCGGGCAGATGATCGCCAACACACCACCAGCGCACGCCACCCTCTCCACCGGGACGCTTCCGCGCACCAACGGGGTGATCGGTTTCGGGTGGAAGGACCCCGCCACCGGGCGGATGACCTGGCCGACAACCATGGAAGCGGTGATGCGTGGCGAGCAGCAGCGGGTGCTAGCCGCATCCGGGGTGCCGACGATAGCAGGCGTCCTGCGGGCGAGGCGGCCCGGGCTCGTCGCGGCAACGGTCAGTTCAAGCAAGTACTTCGCGGCGGACGCGATGGGGCCGGAAGCGAACTTCGTGGTCTTCCGCACCCGGCCGTCGCGCGGAACCTCTCAGCCCTCTGCCGTACCTGGGCGCGAGCCACCTCCCGGGGTGCTAGATGTTCCCTCGCTGCGCGACCCGCGCAATCCCTCGGACGCGTGGGCTACCGACGCTGCGCTCGCGCTCTTCCGGGCGGTGCGGCCCCAGGTACTCCTGCTGAACCTGCCGGCCACCGACGAGCAGGGGCACGCTACGGGCGGCATCGTCGCGCCTGGAATCATGAGCCGGATCGTGCAGATCGCCGATGTGCAGATCGGCCGCCTGCTGCGCGCGTACGAGGATGCCGGCATCCTGTCGCAGACGCTCTGGGTCGTGACGTCGGACCACGGCATGGTGCCCGGCGAGCGGCTGGTAGATGTTGCGCGGCTCCGCAAGGCCGCGTCGGATGCCGGCGCGCGGCTGATGGGAGGAGGCGGTTCCAGCGCGGAGTACTGGGTTGACGACACCACGAAGATCGAGGCGGCTGCCCGTGCGATCGCAGGCGTCGGCCTTCCTGGGGTCTCCGCTGTCTACCGCAAGGTGCGCGAGGGCACCGGCTTCGCCTATGTCCCGGTCGAGGCCGGATCCCCCCTGCCTGCGGATCTCGACGCGGCCTACAGGTATCTCTTCTCGACGTTTGCCGGCGCCCACGGTCCCGAGATCGCGGTCCCATTTCGCGAGAACACCATTGCCGCCGGTGACCGGCCCACCGACCCGACCCTGCCGTTTCGCTATCGAGGGGCGCACGGTGGCGCATCCTGGCTCATACAGCACATCCCCCTGGTCATCAGCGGCCCGGGGGTACGGCGCGGCGTGGTCACTGACCACCCGGCCCGGCTGGTGGACATAGCGCCCACGATCCTCGCCCTGATGGGCGCGGTCCCAACTGGCATGGACGGCAATGTGCTGGGCGACGCGTTTGACGTCCCGCCGGCCGGCTCGCTGGAACTCCAGGAGTCCCAGGCACGCCGGTTCCGCCCGCTGCAGGACGCCCTGATAGCGGCGTCCCGGCGGGACCGGATGGCGCGCTAG
- a CDS encoding acyl-[acyl-carrier-protein] thioesterase encodes MSVCPPSDAFTGHVFPAAQLHACPIVGTVGKQPMSNTAPDSLSLTFRIRYDECGAGGVARASVYVRLLQEMAFEHSTACGYPLEWNIARRMFWLARRVRLAVEAPARHGDALVCTTRLLGARRILARRLGTVQREDNGAPVATAIVDWILTQNGTTPIRIPDEVAATFPGMQRAVAPLPLEEPVPPPEAREASIWVRASDADALAHANHAVYLDLLDDAVFRAGGGLAIAALPRTYDLQYHAAASVGAALRDLAWEESSTWHYRLSTPAGLLILHGRLTTPA; translated from the coding sequence ATGAGCGTCTGTCCTCCCAGCGATGCGTTCACCGGCCATGTATTCCCTGCGGCGCAGTTGCACGCCTGCCCGATCGTCGGTACTGTGGGGAAGCAGCCCATGTCGAACACCGCTCCGGATTCGCTCTCGCTCACCTTCCGCATCCGCTACGACGAGTGCGGCGCGGGCGGGGTTGCCCGCGCGTCCGTGTACGTCCGGCTCCTGCAGGAGATGGCATTCGAGCACTCTACGGCCTGCGGATATCCGCTGGAGTGGAACATCGCCCGCCGCATGTTCTGGCTCGCGCGCCGGGTCCGGCTCGCGGTGGAGGCGCCGGCTCGGCACGGCGACGCGCTGGTCTGCACCACCCGTCTGCTCGGTGCCCGCCGCATCCTGGCGCGCCGGCTCGGGACGGTGCAACGCGAGGACAACGGCGCGCCGGTGGCCACAGCGATCGTGGACTGGATTCTAACCCAGAACGGCACGACCCCGATCCGCATCCCCGACGAGGTGGCCGCCACCTTCCCGGGCATGCAGCGCGCGGTCGCCCCGCTTCCCCTGGAGGAACCGGTTCCGCCACCGGAGGCACGCGAGGCGTCCATATGGGTGCGGGCCAGCGACGCCGACGCGTTGGCCCACGCCAACCATGCCGTCTACCTCGACCTTCTGGACGACGCGGTGTTCCGGGCCGGGGGAGGCCTGGCGATCGCGGCCCTTCCGCGCACATACGACCTTCAATATCACGCCGCAGCATCGGTCGGCGCGGCGCTGCGCGACCTGGCCTGGGAAGAGAGCAGCACGTGGCACTACCGGCTGTCAACGCCCGCCGGCCTGCTGATCCTACACGGCCGCCTGACGACCCCGGCCTAA
- a CDS encoding radical SAM protein, which yields MPTSARCRLCGVESALVARQMRVCAACIHANPDRALPLARAAHHSARRLFRLPKEPPRSAAGIPCTLCARECRMASGERGYCNLRENCGGRMTVLAGGPQAGILQWYYDPLPTNCVAMEVCGERATRGMHNLAVFYGSCTFNCLFCQNWHHMQQAARLEPKVSAAALADAATSRVACICYFGGDPTPQLPHALAASRLARERRRMRICWETNGAMHPTFLRRVLDLSLESGGTIKFDLKAASEPMHIALTGFSNRRTLENFAAAARCARARPNPPLVAASTLLVPGYVDEEEVAALAAMIAALDPEIPYRLLAFCPGFLMENLPTTSRAQAERCLAAARGAGLRRVGLGNVGLIGGSC from the coding sequence ATGCCCACATCCGCGCGTTGCCGCTTGTGCGGCGTCGAGTCCGCACTCGTCGCGCGGCAGATGCGCGTCTGTGCGGCGTGCATCCACGCCAACCCTGACCGGGCCCTGCCGCTGGCGCGGGCCGCCCATCACAGCGCGCGCCGCCTGTTCCGTCTCCCCAAGGAGCCACCGCGTTCGGCCGCCGGGATTCCCTGCACGCTGTGCGCGCGGGAATGCCGCATGGCTTCCGGAGAGCGCGGGTACTGCAACCTCCGCGAGAACTGCGGCGGCCGCATGACCGTCCTGGCCGGAGGCCCGCAAGCAGGGATCCTGCAGTGGTACTACGATCCGCTGCCGACCAACTGCGTGGCCATGGAGGTCTGCGGCGAGCGCGCCACCAGGGGCATGCACAACCTGGCGGTGTTCTACGGATCGTGCACGTTCAACTGCCTGTTCTGTCAGAACTGGCACCACATGCAGCAGGCCGCCCGGTTGGAGCCGAAGGTGAGCGCGGCGGCGCTGGCTGATGCCGCGACCAGCCGCGTGGCCTGCATCTGCTACTTCGGTGGAGACCCCACGCCGCAGCTCCCCCACGCCCTGGCGGCCTCGCGGCTCGCCAGGGAGCGCCGGCGCATGCGCATCTGCTGGGAAACCAACGGCGCGATGCACCCGACGTTCCTGCGGCGGGTCCTGGACCTGTCACTCGAGAGTGGGGGCACGATCAAGTTCGATCTGAAAGCCGCCAGCGAGCCGATGCACATCGCCCTGACCGGCTTCTCCAACCGGCGCACCCTCGAGAACTTCGCCGCGGCCGCGCGGTGCGCGCGGGCTCGCCCCAACCCGCCGCTGGTGGCGGCCAGCACGCTGCTGGTGCCCGGCTATGTGGACGAGGAGGAGGTGGCGGCCCTGGCCGCGATGATCGCGGCACTCGATCCTGAGATCCCGTACCGGCTGCTGGCGTTCTGCCCGGGCTTCCTCATGGAGAACCTGCCCACCACCTCGCGGGCCCAGGCGGAGCGCTGCCTGGCCGCGGCCCGTGGCGCCGGCCTGCGGCGCGTGGGGTTGGGGAACGTGGGGCTGATCGGCGGCTCCTGCTGA
- a CDS encoding cobalamin-binding protein, with protein sequence MSQALSGLHDAVCNGSFRGIEGLVQEALDAGHTALEILNLALAKGLEEAGARFERGEHFLPNLMMAAKAMSSAMAVIQGRLATEGAALVSGGTFVIGTIQGDIHSIGKEIVAAMLEASGFRVVDLGVDVKPQAFVDRAVEHSADIIGISALMTTTMTHQQKVIEILKEQGLRDRFRVIVGGAPATASWAQRIGADDFATDAVSGVRKARRFVER encoded by the coding sequence TTGAGCCAGGCGCTTTCCGGACTTCACGACGCGGTCTGCAATGGTAGCTTCAGGGGAATCGAGGGCCTGGTTCAGGAGGCCCTAGATGCGGGCCACACGGCCTTAGAGATACTGAACCTCGCGCTGGCGAAGGGCCTCGAGGAAGCAGGCGCGCGCTTCGAGCGCGGGGAGCACTTCCTGCCCAACCTGATGATGGCGGCCAAGGCCATGTCGTCTGCGATGGCCGTGATCCAGGGCAGGCTGGCCACAGAAGGCGCTGCCCTGGTCAGCGGAGGCACATTCGTGATAGGCACCATCCAGGGCGACATTCACAGCATAGGCAAGGAGATCGTGGCCGCCATGCTGGAGGCCTCGGGCTTCCGGGTCGTTGACCTGGGGGTTGACGTGAAGCCGCAGGCTTTCGTGGATCGTGCGGTCGAGCACTCCGCGGACATCATCGGCATCTCCGCGCTGATGACCACGACCATGACCCACCAGCAGAAGGTGATCGAGATCCTGAAGGAGCAGGGCCTCCGCGACCGGTTCCGGGTCATCGTCGGCGGAGCACCCGCGACCGCGAGCTGGGCTCAGCGGATTGGGGCCGACGACTTCGCCACGGATGCGGTGAGCGGGGTTCGGAAGGCCCGTCGCTTCGTTGAGCGGTGA
- a CDS encoding penicillin-binding protein 1A: MAPRRPLPDPIRTRARRSRPRRSSWTAIILLLVLLGLVLLVGGGVALGVAVAVGRQIHDVSRLYTPPSQATRIYGQDGELIASLYRENRQIVPLTEIPPVLRQAVLAIEDERFFSHRGVDPRGIGRALWRNLREGELIEGGSTITQQLARMLFLSQEKALSRKVAEILLALEIERRLTKEEILERYLNQYYFGHGAYGVEMAARVYFGKPVRDVTLPEAAMLAGVIRAPSAYSPFRNLALAREKQALVLARMAALGYISTQEAAAARNARVVLAPPSNAGLVGMRAPYFVSMILARLLETYGEDLVYGGGLQVHTTLDPKMQAAAEKAVRAGIASAARRKLNVGQAALVSMDTQTGAIRAMIGGVDFAASQFNRAWQARRQPGSAFKVFVYSTAIAQGVPPTRILEDEPITYKIRGAPDWTPKNYDGKYSGPVTLRRALERSINVPAARMLVELGPERVIETARAMGIESPLQPHLSLALGSGDVTPLEMTTAAATLASGGLRAQPLAILKVADSRGKVLEEHRPRRQVGLSPEVAYVMTDLLKGVIERGTGVAAGIGRPAAGKTGTTDDYRNAWFVGYTPYLATTVWVGNDDNTPMRRVVGGMVPAEIWAAFMREATSQQPPGDWAPPEGVVVTTVCAGTWQLATPGCPHPRREVFTRSSAPTRYDLTPGQPSEGSPEPTPLAVSAPADGAMLTPPFTIEGSTAPGAMVTIVVTAEGAGGGARAAEVSMQSGAAGRFAYEFRPSYRAPGTQYVISITAVGLNGSRASRTVTVTDPAADLQGR, translated from the coding sequence ATGGCACCCAGGCGTCCGCTACCTGATCCCATTCGCACCCGCGCGCGGCGCTCCCGGCCCCGCAGGTCTTCCTGGACTGCCATCATCCTGCTGCTGGTGCTGCTGGGCCTCGTGCTGCTGGTGGGCGGCGGCGTGGCACTTGGGGTGGCGGTCGCCGTGGGGCGGCAGATCCACGACGTGTCGCGGCTCTACACCCCTCCCAGCCAGGCCACCAGGATCTACGGCCAGGACGGCGAACTGATCGCCTCGCTCTATCGCGAGAACCGGCAGATCGTACCGTTGACAGAGATCCCGCCGGTGCTCCGGCAGGCCGTGCTGGCCATCGAGGACGAACGGTTCTTCAGCCACCGGGGTGTGGACCCGCGTGGGATAGGGCGCGCGCTATGGCGCAACCTCCGTGAAGGCGAACTGATAGAGGGCGGCAGCACGATCACCCAGCAGCTTGCGCGCATGCTCTTCCTCTCGCAGGAGAAAGCGCTCAGCCGCAAGGTGGCCGAGATCCTGCTGGCCCTGGAGATCGAGCGTCGGCTTACAAAGGAAGAGATCCTCGAGCGCTACCTGAACCAGTACTACTTCGGGCACGGCGCCTACGGCGTCGAGATGGCCGCACGCGTCTACTTCGGCAAGCCGGTGAGGGATGTGACATTGCCCGAGGCCGCGATGCTGGCCGGAGTGATACGCGCGCCGTCGGCCTACTCGCCCTTCCGCAACCTCGCGCTGGCCCGGGAGAAGCAGGCGCTCGTGCTGGCGCGCATGGCGGCTCTGGGCTACATCAGCACGCAGGAGGCCGCAGCGGCGCGCAACGCCAGGGTCGTGCTGGCGCCGCCGTCCAACGCCGGCCTGGTCGGCATGCGCGCGCCCTACTTCGTCTCGATGATCCTGGCGCGTCTGCTCGAGACCTACGGCGAGGACCTGGTCTACGGCGGGGGGCTCCAGGTGCACACCACCCTGGATCCCAAGATGCAGGCCGCGGCCGAGAAGGCGGTGCGCGCCGGCATAGCCAGCGCCGCGCGCCGCAAGCTGAACGTCGGCCAGGCAGCGCTGGTGTCCATGGATACTCAGACGGGCGCGATCCGCGCCATGATCGGCGGGGTGGACTTCGCAGCCAGCCAGTTCAACCGCGCCTGGCAGGCCCGCCGCCAGCCGGGGTCGGCGTTCAAGGTCTTCGTCTACTCCACGGCAATCGCTCAGGGCGTGCCGCCCACGCGCATCCTCGAAGACGAGCCGATCACCTACAAGATTCGCGGCGCACCGGACTGGACGCCTAAGAACTACGACGGCAAGTACTCAGGGCCGGTGACGCTGCGGCGCGCGCTAGAGCGCTCGATAAACGTGCCCGCGGCGCGCATGCTGGTTGAACTGGGCCCTGAACGGGTCATCGAGACCGCCCGGGCGATGGGAATCGAGAGCCCGCTGCAGCCCCACCTGTCCCTGGCGCTGGGATCGGGCGACGTGACCCCGTTGGAGATGACGACCGCGGCCGCCACGCTGGCCAGCGGCGGCCTGCGCGCGCAGCCGCTGGCGATCCTGAAGGTTGCCGATTCCCGAGGCAAGGTGCTGGAAGAGCACCGACCCCGGCGACAGGTAGGGCTGTCACCGGAGGTCGCCTACGTGATGACCGACCTGCTCAAGGGCGTGATCGAGCGCGGGACCGGCGTCGCGGCCGGAATCGGTCGTCCGGCCGCGGGCAAGACCGGAACAACCGACGACTACCGCAACGCCTGGTTTGTGGGCTACACACCTTACCTTGCCACCACCGTGTGGGTGGGCAACGATGACAACACGCCCATGCGCAGGGTGGTGGGAGGCATGGTTCCGGCAGAGATCTGGGCAGCGTTCATGCGGGAGGCCACCTCTCAGCAACCACCCGGCGACTGGGCTCCTCCCGAGGGCGTCGTCGTGACCACGGTCTGCGCAGGAACCTGGCAACTGGCGACGCCTGGCTGTCCTCATCCGCGTCGCGAGGTGTTCACCCGGTCCTCGGCGCCCACGCGGTACGACCTCACCCCTGGCCAGCCGTCCGAAGGGAGTCCGGAGCCCACGCCGCTGGCCGTAAGCGCTCCTGCCGACGGCGCGATGCTGACGCCGCCCTTCACCATCGAGGGTTCCACTGCGCCCGGAGCCATGGTGACGATCGTCGTTACCGCCGAGGGGGCGGGTGGAGGCGCCAGGGCAGCCGAGGTCTCGATGCAGTCCGGTGCTGCGGGCCGATTCGCCTACGAGTTCCGGCCATCCTACCGGGCGCCTGGCACGCAGTACGTAATATCCATAACGGCCGTCGGACTGAACGGTTCGCGGGCCTCACGGACCGTGACCGTGACCGATCCGGCGGCCGACCTGCAGGGACGCTGA
- a CDS encoding YebC/PmpR family DNA-binding transcriptional regulator, with translation MSGHSKWHNIKIKKQKVDLVRGKLFSKVSREIMVAAKEGGGNPDANMRLRAAIERAREAGMPSDNIHRAVQRGSGELAGANYETIVYEGYAPGGVAVMVEALTDNRNRTASEVRAVFTRHGGNLGGGSVAWMFERQGTVTAARGGLSEDDFLLAALEAGGEDVRTTDEAFEVLTAPEATFKVKQALEARGVTVSGAEIRMQPRTTVRVEGKEAQQVLRLLDALEDLDDVANVHANFDIPDEILQQVG, from the coding sequence ATGTCCGGGCATTCCAAGTGGCACAACATCAAGATCAAGAAGCAGAAAGTGGACCTCGTACGGGGCAAGCTGTTCAGCAAGGTCTCGCGCGAGATCATGGTGGCTGCCAAGGAGGGCGGCGGCAACCCGGACGCCAACATGCGCCTGCGCGCCGCTATCGAGCGGGCCAGGGAAGCCGGAATGCCGAGCGACAACATCCACCGGGCCGTACAGCGCGGGTCTGGGGAACTGGCAGGCGCAAACTACGAGACGATCGTGTACGAGGGGTACGCGCCGGGCGGCGTGGCGGTCATGGTGGAGGCGCTGACCGACAATCGCAACCGCACCGCGAGCGAGGTGCGCGCGGTGTTCACCCGGCACGGAGGCAACTTGGGCGGAGGTTCGGTCGCGTGGATGTTCGAGCGCCAGGGAACGGTGACCGCGGCAAGGGGCGGGCTCTCCGAGGATGATTTCCTCCTGGCCGCGCTGGAGGCAGGGGGCGAGGACGTGCGCACCACCGACGAGGCGTTCGAGGTCCTCACCGCCCCGGAAGCGACGTTCAAGGTCAAGCAGGCCCTGGAGGCGCGGGGCGTAACCGTGTCCGGCGCGGAGATCCGGATGCAGCCCAGGACCACGGTACGGGTCGAGGGCAAGGAAGCGCAGCAGGTGCTCCGGCTGCTGGACGCGCTCGAGGACCTGGACGACGTGGCGAACGTGCACGCCAACTTCGACATTCCTGACGAGATACTGCAGCAAGTTGGGTAG